The following proteins are encoded in a genomic region of Chloroflexota bacterium:
- a CDS encoding glycosyl hydrolase has translation MQIQTELTPRKLTAKIAAFSDLAAPKILTLHNTWNADQGSPVYTVEGRYTSRSWTDWTSGFFIGLAILQFDLTGDEQFLSIGREKTIRLMAPHVSHLGVHDHGFNNVSTYGNLRRLMLAGRIPYNSYELHFYELALKLSGAVQAARYSVTNTGTGYIYSFNGPHSLFSDTIRSMRSLALAYSLGHVSMGEGEKQINLLGRALEHAETTARFNVYFGEGRDAYDIPGRVVHESIFNTNDGQYRCPSSQQGYSPFTTWTRGAAWVILGFAEQLEFLKNLEQHELESHGGWPELEANFLRVLRATADCYIDGYSCKDGMPFWDTGAPNLGQLGDYRHFNSDPYNPFEPIDSSAAAIAAQGFVRLGNYLLNRGEVEAGRRYLGAGLTIADTIFTPPYLSSSPDHQGLLLHSVYHRPNGWDHVPDGRQIPCGESSMWGDYHAMELALLIKRMAEGAYLVFWG, from the coding sequence ATGCAGATACAAACTGAATTGACCCCCCGGAAACTCACGGCAAAAATAGCGGCATTTTCCGACCTGGCAGCGCCCAAGATCCTGACCCTGCATAACACCTGGAATGCGGACCAGGGATCCCCGGTGTATACTGTGGAAGGACGGTATACATCGCGTAGCTGGACCGACTGGACCTCTGGCTTTTTTATCGGCCTGGCTATTCTGCAATTCGACCTGACCGGGGATGAGCAGTTCCTGAGCATAGGCCGCGAGAAAACGATCCGGCTCATGGCTCCCCACGTGTCTCACCTGGGTGTACATGACCATGGGTTCAACAATGTCTCCACCTACGGAAACCTGAGACGCCTGATGCTGGCGGGCCGGATTCCCTACAACTCGTACGAGCTGCATTTCTACGAGCTTGCGCTGAAGCTTTCCGGTGCCGTGCAGGCTGCCCGTTATTCCGTCACCAACACAGGCACAGGGTACATTTACTCCTTCAACGGCCCCCACTCCCTGTTTTCCGATACGATTCGTTCAATGCGCTCATTGGCTCTGGCCTATTCCCTGGGTCATGTGTCGATGGGCGAGGGAGAAAAGCAGATCAATCTACTGGGCCGGGCTCTGGAACATGCCGAGACCACAGCACGCTTCAACGTCTACTTCGGAGAAGGACGGGATGCCTATGACATCCCCGGCCGGGTGGTCCACGAGTCCATCTTCAACACCAACGACGGCCAATACCGCTGTCCAAGCAGCCAGCAGGGCTACTCGCCATTTACGACATGGACGCGGGGAGCCGCCTGGGTCATCCTGGGATTCGCTGAACAGCTTGAGTTCCTGAAGAATCTTGAGCAGCACGAGCTAGAGAGCCATGGCGGGTGGCCAGAGCTGGAAGCGAACTTCCTGCGAGTTCTGCGAGCCACCGCTGATTGCTATATCGACGGGTACTCGTGCAAAGATGGCATGCCCTTTTGGGACACGGGTGCCCCCAATCTTGGTCAACTTGGCGACTATCGCCATTTCAACTCAGATCCCTACAATCCTTTCGAGCCAATCGATAGTTCCGCCGCGGCCATCGCCGCCCAGGGCTTCGTCCGTCTTGGCAATTATTTGCTGAACAGGGGAGAGGTGGAGGCCGGTCGCAGGTATCTGGGCGCCGGGTTGACCATCGCCGATACCATTTTCACCCCTCCCTATCTGTCGTCCAGCCCGGATCACCAGGGACTGCTGTTGCACTCCGTGTATCATCGTCCCAACGGCTGGGATCATGTGCCGGATGGGCGCCAGATACCCTGCGGGGAGTCCTCGATGTGGGGCGACTATC
- a CDS encoding nitroreductase family protein, which produces MDALKAIRKRRSVRDYTGDPIPREDLETIIDAGRLAPTGYNRQPWDFIVVTDREMIDRLKIAAKWMDKAGAIIALVLDPTARYWLEDGSAAIENMLIASTALGYGSCWLEGYTLPREEEFKQLLGVPDEKRLLTLVPLGVPVVWPTQEKKALEEVIHWERYGSKWEARDADTN; this is translated from the coding sequence ATGGATGCCCTGAAAGCCATTCGCAAACGCAGAAGCGTGCGCGACTATACCGGTGATCCCATCCCTCGGGAGGACCTGGAAACCATCATCGACGCAGGTCGCCTGGCTCCCACAGGATACAACCGTCAGCCCTGGGATTTTATCGTCGTAACCGACCGGGAGATGATCGATAGGCTCAAGATAGCTGCCAAATGGATGGACAAGGCGGGCGCGATCATCGCGCTGGTGCTGGACCCCACCGCCCGCTACTGGCTGGAAGATGGGTCCGCTGCCATAGAAAATATGCTGATCGCCAGCACCGCTTTGGGTTATGGCTCCTGTTGGCTGGAGGGTTATACCCTGCCGCGAGAAGAGGAATTCAAACAACTACTCGGTGTACCAGACGAAAAACGCCTGCTCACACTGGTGCCCCTTGGGGTTCCTGTTGTCTGGCCGACTCAGGAGAAAAAAGCGCTGGAAGAGGTTATCCATTGGGAGAGATACGGGAGCAAATGGGAGGCCCGCGATGCAGATACAAACTGA
- a CDS encoding DMT family transporter yields the protein MSVQALPYILLLSFFFGTALISSRIGVGQFHPVTYIGLRTLLASLGYGAVFIFSSRRRKWPSEPRIWRHSAVLGLFGTAIPMVFFVTALQYLSAGVAAILITVGPAVTVIFAHFFLTDENLSLRKGIGVILALAGTLLIAIRGENGLPNVTDTNPLGYILIILALIMGSGMNVYSRKHMRHYDSFEVASIRTLVAMLVVMSVTVLFVGIDLKPVTSQGYMALLYGALAANFLGMFLAFHNVKHFGATAAAMSDYLVPVVAVAGGVLILGEQLTAGMLVGMAFVVAGIALINRRGRPANVHSVRTTMK from the coding sequence ATGTCAGTTCAAGCATTGCCCTACATCCTACTGTTGAGTTTTTTCTTTGGTACTGCCCTCATTTCCTCACGGATCGGTGTGGGACAGTTCCATCCCGTCACCTACATCGGCCTTCGTACCCTCCTGGCCAGCCTGGGCTACGGCGCCGTCTTTATTTTCAGCAGCCGGCGAAGAAAGTGGCCTTCTGAACCCCGGATATGGCGCCACTCGGCCGTGCTGGGACTCTTTGGAACGGCCATCCCGATGGTCTTTTTTGTCACTGCCTTGCAATACCTGTCGGCTGGTGTGGCCGCTATCCTGATCACCGTTGGCCCGGCCGTCACGGTCATCTTCGCCCATTTCTTTTTGACCGATGAAAACCTCTCGCTGCGCAAAGGAATCGGCGTGATTCTGGCCCTGGCAGGAACGTTACTCATCGCGATACGGGGTGAAAACGGCCTACCAAATGTCACCGACACCAACCCTCTTGGCTATATCCTCATCATCCTGGCCCTGATCATGGGAAGCGGCATGAATGTCTACTCTCGAAAGCATATGCGTCATTACGACTCCTTCGAGGTAGCAAGTATCCGCACGCTGGTGGCCATGTTGGTCGTGATGTCGGTGACAGTTTTGTTTGTGGGGATCGATCTGAAGCCAGTCACCAGCCAGGGATACATGGCCCTCCTCTACGGCGCATTGGCGGCCAACTTCCTCGGCATGTTCCTGGCCTTCCACAATGTCAAACACTTTGGCGCTACCGCCGCTGCCATGTCCGACTATCTGGTCCCGGTGGTAGCTGTCGCCGGCGGGGTGCTGATCCTGGGCGAACAACTGACCGCCGGCATGTTGGTTGGCATGGCCTTCGTCGTGGCTGGAATCGCGCTCATCAATCGGCGCGGGCGCCCAGCGAATGTCCATTCCGTGAGAACAACCATGAAATGA
- a CDS encoding ABC transporter permease → MWEFLARSLEASTIFTFAALGELIGQRSGILNVGIEGVMLFGATLGFIAAQSTESYLIGFLVGIAIGGLLGLLHGFFSITLGGDQVVSGMGIWILGFGLTTYIGNPYTGPLGLERIPTIFGISPFFYLSIVLVFITWFVLSRTSLGLTIRSVGENPAVAEVSGVNVARTRYLCVIAGGMLMGLAGAIYSLDYNPVWNYNFLMGWGFIALALVFFSMWNPWLLLGGSLLFGTLWQLSLNPQLVLPGLLSRYIWRTIPFAITLAVLLIMSTRWFRTKWGAAKPEALGEPYIKD, encoded by the coding sequence ATGTGGGAGTTTCTCGCTAGAAGTCTGGAAGCCTCAACAATCTTCACCTTTGCCGCTCTTGGCGAGCTCATTGGTCAGCGTTCGGGGATACTGAACGTCGGCATCGAAGGAGTGATGCTGTTTGGCGCCACCCTGGGCTTTATCGCTGCCCAATCCACCGAGAGTTACCTGATCGGCTTCCTGGTGGGCATTGCCATCGGCGGCTTGCTCGGTCTTCTGCACGGATTCTTTTCCATCACCCTGGGAGGTGATCAGGTTGTCAGTGGCATGGGCATCTGGATCCTTGGTTTTGGCCTTACCACCTACATCGGCAATCCCTACACCGGACCCCTGGGCCTGGAGCGCATCCCCACCATTTTCGGTATTTCCCCCTTCTTTTATCTCAGCATTGTGCTTGTGTTCATTACCTGGTTCGTACTTTCCAGGACCAGCCTGGGCCTGACGATCAGATCGGTGGGAGAGAATCCAGCGGTCGCCGAAGTTTCGGGGGTAAACGTTGCCAGAACGCGCTATCTCTGCGTGATCGCCGGCGGCATGCTTATGGGTCTGGCAGGGGCGATCTACTCGCTGGACTACAATCCAGTCTGGAACTACAACTTCCTGATGGGATGGGGATTCATTGCGCTGGCCCTGGTCTTTTTCTCCATGTGGAATCCCTGGTTATTGCTCGGTGGTTCCTTGCTGTTCGGCACCTTGTGGCAACTCTCCCTTAACCCGCAGCTGGTGCTACCTGGCCTGTTGTCAAGGTATATCTGGCGCACCATTCCTTTCGCCATCACCCTGGCCGTTCTGCTGATCATGTCGACCAGGTGGTTCAGGACAAAGTGGGGCGCAGCCAAACCGGAAGCCCTGGGCGAGCCTTATATCAAGGATTAA
- a CDS encoding ABC transporter permease gives MRVGSYELKLKRRLTLTGWQAALISLLAIVVALALFGVIFLLAGINPFLAYKEIFSYAFANPYGLPLTINRFIFLLLCTFAFIIPFRAGLWNIGMTGQLYFGALGAFAVVFAFGGRASRSADLPLVLLIPLMLLAAALGGAGIASIAGYLKGKYNINEIVVTMILNFIAFWLVAFMIKEGGPFMNPGGRGESFELPTSVYAPLIMGVPITLFLALGLAVLLYLMFAKTRIGYQIRAYGKSPAAAKYAGISTFRIPVLVFVMGGAIAGWAGYHYFAAVPGVYKIPRNYGFFGDLAFYGIICGLISQGNPLAAIPVALLFSGLSIGTRFAQGKLHIGFGVDYALLGVLMITLVAFQFFYRYKIVGTKIEEETIDVGVSR, from the coding sequence ATGAGGGTGGGCAGCTATGAGCTGAAGCTGAAAAGGCGCCTGACCTTGACCGGTTGGCAGGCCGCGCTGATTTCGCTCCTGGCAATAGTCGTTGCCCTGGCCTTGTTTGGCGTCATCTTCCTCCTGGCAGGAATCAACCCATTTCTCGCCTACAAGGAGATTTTCTCCTACGCCTTCGCAAACCCCTATGGCCTGCCATTGACGATCAACCGCTTCATTTTCCTGCTGCTGTGCACCTTTGCATTCATCATTCCCTTCAGGGCCGGGCTATGGAATATCGGCATGACGGGGCAGCTTTACTTCGGTGCGTTGGGCGCCTTCGCCGTAGTATTTGCCTTTGGCGGCAGGGCGTCGCGGTCTGCAGATCTGCCCCTTGTCCTGCTCATTCCACTGATGTTACTGGCAGCGGCCCTTGGCGGCGCGGGAATCGCCTCCATCGCCGGCTACCTGAAGGGCAAGTACAATATCAACGAGATCGTTGTGACCATGATCCTGAACTTCATCGCGTTCTGGCTGGTTGCCTTCATGATCAAAGAAGGGGGTCCCTTCATGAATCCCGGTGGCAGAGGGGAAAGCTTCGAGCTGCCCACCTCTGTATATGCACCGCTGATCATGGGCGTTCCTATCACACTGTTCCTGGCCCTTGGACTGGCCGTGCTGCTCTATCTCATGTTCGCCAAAACCAGGATCGGGTATCAGATCAGGGCCTACGGCAAGAGCCCCGCTGCGGCCAAATATGCGGGAATCAGTACCTTCCGGATCCCGGTCCTGGTATTCGTCATGGGAGGCGCCATCGCAGGCTGGGCTGGCTATCACTATTTTGCCGCTGTCCCCGGCGTCTACAAGATTCCCAGGAACTACGGGTTTTTCGGTGATCTGGCCTTCTACGGGATCATCTGTGGCCTGATTTCCCAGGGCAATCCGTTGGCGGCGATTCCGGTCGCGTTGCTCTTTAGCGGGCTGTCGATCGGGACGCGATTCGCACAGGGCAAACTGCATATCGGCTTTGGCGTGGATTATGCTCTGCTGGGTGTGTTGATGATCACGCTCGTTGCCTTTCAGTTCTTTTACCGTTACAAGATCGTGGGAACAAAAATCGAGGAGGAGACAATCGATGTGGGAGTTTCTCGCTAG
- a CDS encoding ABC transporter ATP-binding protein, which produces MQQGLLAGIQRGDTVLETKGITKRFPGVVANDTIDFKMKAGEIHAILGENGAGKSTLMNILFGLLQPDEGEILVGGQRVNFKSPLDAIDLGIGMVHQDRMLVSAHTVIENIILGHPRAGRIPDLRQAGNEITVLCARYGFSVDLGARVWQLSEGEKQVVEILKALYRGARVLILDEPTSALAPPETEKLLESIETMAQDELAIVPFITHKLPIVLAISDRVTVLRGGRVTARLDTAHVTMEMLAEEMVGREVIFRLERPEVEAGNPILQVENLSALSDKGVTAVKDISFTVREGEIFGIAGVSGNGQHELAEVLAGLRKAEKGRVILEEKEITRSSSLERWQLGLGYIPSERVDVGSIGDFSLVENVTMNYHFDHQYSRQGIIDYRDVRQLTEALIDEYNVATPSSETKAKNLSGGNLQKLILARVLSRQPRLVIANLPTQGLDVGATEFVRNKLMDAKKEKAGILLISEDLDEVLALSDWVAPMYEGEFMGIIPGEQARRETIGAMMAGLQLEDSGS; this is translated from the coding sequence TTGCAGCAAGGACTCCTGGCAGGCATACAACGGGGCGATACAGTCCTGGAGACAAAGGGAATCACAAAACGATTCCCGGGGGTCGTCGCCAACGACACTATCGATTTCAAGATGAAGGCGGGCGAGATCCACGCTATTCTGGGGGAGAATGGCGCCGGAAAAAGCACGTTGATGAACATCCTTTTCGGGCTCTTACAGCCCGACGAGGGTGAGATATTAGTCGGTGGCCAGCGGGTGAATTTCAAGTCACCGCTGGACGCCATCGATCTGGGCATAGGCATGGTTCATCAAGATCGCATGCTGGTGTCCGCACACACGGTAATAGAGAATATCATCCTTGGGCACCCAAGAGCAGGGAGAATCCCGGACCTGAGGCAGGCCGGCAATGAGATCACGGTACTTTGCGCCAGGTATGGATTCAGTGTCGATTTGGGGGCCAGAGTCTGGCAGCTTTCTGAAGGGGAAAAACAGGTGGTGGAAATCCTCAAGGCCCTCTATCGCGGGGCCAGGGTCCTCATCCTGGACGAGCCGACCTCGGCCCTGGCGCCTCCCGAAACGGAGAAACTGCTGGAATCGATCGAAACCATGGCCCAGGATGAACTCGCCATCGTGCCATTCATTACCCACAAACTGCCCATCGTGCTGGCCATAAGCGACAGGGTGACTGTGCTCAGAGGCGGTAGGGTTACCGCACGCCTCGATACAGCCCATGTCACCATGGAGATGCTGGCAGAGGAAATGGTCGGCAGAGAGGTCATCTTCAGGCTGGAAAGGCCGGAAGTGGAGGCGGGAAATCCCATTCTGCAGGTTGAAAACCTCTCAGCCCTTAGCGACAAGGGCGTTACAGCGGTGAAGGATATTTCGTTTACGGTGCGTGAGGGAGAAATCTTCGGCATCGCCGGTGTCTCCGGTAACGGGCAACACGAGCTGGCAGAAGTCCTTGCCGGGCTGCGCAAGGCGGAGAAGGGAAGAGTCATTCTCGAAGAGAAAGAGATTACCCGGTCCTCCAGCCTGGAAAGGTGGCAGTTGGGCCTGGGATACATTCCCTCCGAACGAGTCGACGTGGGGTCGATCGGTGATTTCTCTCTGGTCGAAAACGTCACCATGAACTACCACTTCGATCACCAATACAGCCGGCAGGGAATCATCGATTACAGGGACGTACGGCAACTCACAGAAGCACTGATCGACGAGTACAACGTGGCGACCCCGAGCTCGGAGACCAAGGCCAAAAACCTCTCCGGCGGCAATCTGCAAAAGCTCATCCTGGCCCGGGTGCTCTCACGCCAACCGCGACTTGTGATCGCCAATCTGCCTACCCAGGGACTGGATGTGGGAGCAACGGAGTTCGTTCGAAACAAGCTGATGGACGCCAAAAAAGAAAAGGCGGGCATTCTGTTGATCTCCGAGGATCTTGACGAGGTCCTCGCGCTGAGCGATTGGGTGGCACCGATGTACGAAGGAGAGTTTATGGGCATCATTCCGGGTGAGCAGGCCAGGAGGGAAACCATTGGCGCCATGATGGCCGGTTTACAGCTAGAGGATTCAGGGTCATGA
- a CDS encoding BMP family ABC transporter substrate-binding protein produces the protein MSKKFTLLLVIILASLLVAACQPAGVAEVVQEAAATIEVAQEGEEAVEAEQEGAGGATLAIEHFSIIEGTTWSGAHDRAGKRIAEKYPNVDYVYREEVGPDLAVPYAEELVADGASIVVGNAEFMGLPLQNIAEKYPDVYFASIIASDLTTKQNFIRLFPRQYQALYLEGLIAAALTETGNVGIVSAFPSGQVGRRQNGFFLGIRDGAALLDKDVTVYVKYVGDWYLPAEERDIASTLINQYEVDVLTQQTDSGSPLDVAQEEGIWFIGKDMDIVGHYGWSDTDTVAVSFDTRWEVLYEKIVKDWLAGEKNPETVLYLGMDSTMTLADGTEVATVDIMNDNKIGVDAISPAALPSIPDEIVELVKQRREQMLKGEWDPFEDHDFVSNGTGFELENLPVPAAGTVVKPAGEMPSDEWLLAEFNFDLEGMQILE, from the coding sequence ATGAGCAAGAAGTTCACTCTGTTGTTGGTGATTATTCTGGCAAGCCTGCTGGTGGCGGCCTGCCAACCTGCCGGGGTGGCCGAGGTCGTTCAGGAAGCCGCAGCCACTATCGAGGTCGCACAGGAAGGTGAGGAAGCCGTCGAAGCCGAGCAGGAAGGTGCCGGCGGCGCCACACTCGCGATCGAACACTTTAGTATCATCGAGGGCACAACATGGTCAGGCGCCCACGATCGCGCAGGGAAGCGCATTGCCGAGAAGTACCCCAATGTGGACTATGTCTACCGGGAGGAAGTTGGTCCCGACCTGGCAGTTCCCTATGCCGAGGAGCTCGTTGCCGATGGCGCCAGTATCGTCGTTGGAAACGCGGAATTTATGGGGCTGCCTCTCCAGAACATTGCCGAAAAGTACCCGGATGTCTATTTTGCCTCCATCATTGCCAGCGATCTGACAACGAAGCAGAACTTCATAAGACTGTTCCCTCGACAATACCAGGCGCTTTACCTGGAAGGCCTCATCGCGGCGGCGCTGACCGAGACGGGCAACGTCGGCATCGTCTCGGCGTTCCCATCTGGCCAGGTCGGCCGGCGGCAAAATGGCTTTTTCCTGGGCATACGAGATGGTGCAGCGTTGCTTGACAAGGACGTCACGGTGTACGTAAAGTATGTTGGCGACTGGTATCTGCCCGCGGAAGAGCGGGATATTGCCAGTACGTTGATCAACCAGTACGAGGTCGACGTTCTGACCCAGCAAACGGACTCCGGCTCACCCCTGGATGTGGCTCAGGAAGAGGGCATCTGGTTCATCGGCAAGGATATGGACATTGTGGGCCATTATGGCTGGTCGGACACCGACACGGTAGCCGTGTCCTTCGATACCCGCTGGGAGGTCCTCTACGAAAAAATCGTCAAGGATTGGTTGGCCGGCGAGAAGAATCCGGAAACGGTCCTTTATCTGGGCATGGATAGCACCATGACACTTGCCGATGGTACCGAGGTTGCAACCGTCGACATCATGAACGACAACAAGATCGGTGTTGATGCTATCAGCCCGGCAGCACTCCCGTCGATCCCGGATGAGATCGTAGAACTCGTCAAACAAAGACGAGAGCAGATGCTGAAAGGCGAGTGGGATCCATTCGAGGATCACGACTTCGTGAGCAACGGCACCGGCTTTGAGCTGGAGAACCTGCCGGTTCCGGCGGCAGGGACCGTGGTTAAGCCCGCCGGCGAGATGCCGAGCGATGAATGGCTGCTGGCAGAGTTCAACTTCGATCTTGAAGGCATGCAGATACTCGAGTAA
- a CDS encoding lysoplasmalogenase has protein sequence MEGSSSRIPWLSKRDRVLSFAGLAIGILYLIAQFTGVRWLSMICKPIPVLLMAYWVSTLPGKGRYQLAVAVGLLFSAAGDILLNLPPEFFVLGLAAFLLAHVAYTVAFSGDSRQIFPARALGAYLFGATMFALLYFAGDLGEMTIPVLAYVFVISTMLWRAACRVGAPGVSEFSAKAGMIGALLFTLSDAVLALNMFLTPIPLATLIIMSMYWSGQLGITLSARR, from the coding sequence ATGGAAGGTTCTTCATCACGAATTCCATGGCTATCAAAGCGAGACAGAGTGCTTTCTTTTGCGGGCCTTGCCATTGGTATCCTTTACCTGATTGCGCAATTCACCGGTGTCCGCTGGCTGAGCATGATCTGCAAGCCCATCCCGGTTCTGTTGATGGCCTACTGGGTAAGCACCCTGCCCGGGAAGGGTCGATATCAACTGGCCGTCGCGGTTGGCCTTTTGTTCTCCGCAGCCGGTGACATCCTTTTGAATCTTCCTCCGGAATTCTTTGTCCTGGGCCTGGCAGCTTTCCTCCTGGCTCACGTTGCCTATACCGTGGCATTTTCCGGGGATAGCCGTCAGATCTTCCCGGCACGGGCCCTTGGCGCCTATCTGTTTGGCGCAACTATGTTCGCCCTGTTGTACTTCGCCGGTGATCTGGGCGAGATGACCATTCCAGTGCTGGCCTATGTGTTCGTGATCTCCACCATGTTATGGCGCGCTGCCTGCCGGGTAGGCGCACCTGGAGTCTCCGAGTTTTCGGCAAAAGCTGGCATGATCGGCGCCCTGTTGTTCACGCTCAGCGATGCAGTTCTTGCCCTGAACATGTTCCTCACCCCCATTCCCCTTGCGACTCTGATCATCATGAGTATGTACTGGTCGGGGCAGCTTGGCATTACACTTTCCGCCAGGCGCTGA